In the genome of Triticum urartu cultivar G1812 chromosome 5, Tu2.1, whole genome shotgun sequence, one region contains:
- the LOC125508109 gene encoding protein MODIFIER OF SNC1 1, which produces MASSLLTTDKRWAAPTRKSGMTVLGKIPKPINLPSQRLENQGLDPNVEIVPKGTLTWGSKPGPTTPNAWNSSSLLSPKKDGNSGAPSQFNGRPSSGGGSRPSTAGSESLDSPNAWGPNSRPSSASGTLPSQNVPVVTNRPRSAETRPGSSQLSRFADNPSDNMNVSIRTVDRLGSSHGHAFTLSTGDFPTLGSEKISESNSQRGHSSKGRPTSSSGKDGTQNDTGKSLPAGSGEVVRPPNNQPADIMKTDQQAHDGSAPFPATGPPNDAQQPQPYPPNYCMPPPQFDSWRAPPGHPPEGMWHRGPGGPYRPVGPSSNFPVEPFPYYGQFPPNSEAAARQGSGHGGYHSKNADAYHSMTPNSYVMNQPVIPVRPVYQGPIPYDGYYAPQRPNFNNANVRDSPFLGGPHQPGILNQFPNQNEKFQPGHSPSRAVKHEASPKELSESDRVQLICRGQTRILHDNPDRLVGPGEVERKSQPAPPLLPHPDGNRNDVNTKADTRNTPSERNMVLMKSVHDNRGPNRTSHSSVLENAHSHPRETDDGAHLKKLKEDNLPLDQQPIIKKNAALIEKIGSLNNKARNVDARNVAEAFSNKEIKEKQLKNADSKADRVIKDVPCTPAITAFASASGQAGCVSPRSPVVQKLQKGPNDGGVVGPLHSHFAEASKSGKLGVSTHDRTHRRVDSSRNSHHGPAKDMLPNNTTGHGRGEIYATESLPVVQVRNSQHDQPLEHVSQLPPDDMPASPDYESQRVKMRELAVQRAKQLQAEEEERTKRQKAKALAKLEELNKRSSVHQKDSSDPPPENDNVCNEQKAGVDGTTEPASSTAESHDVTLLDNVSILQPPNEPKDTAVPAQPMSTLLHAEGTGKDASGHNTSTSGMNKQSNMTEHIAHKSISLSHDVSVPKPRQGNRKRHAVSEDKIPGENSSVTVNTENVKKAVEVSLDTSTAVVTSHDPPAHSKKSARNSRNKKKIDDAPATSKYPPMVLGQQNTPSISSVPKIKTAGVIISSSILPAENTVLTVGSITVGGISFGSFNQERLKLPEEAQSTANSRPKPQQSKGSKKIQHAIRPVEKPHGNESVVWAPVKPSGWNEPSEEANAAVAARPKPIGKGTTDGENVTRTKRAEMERYVPKPLSKELQQQNLEQNLPVEKSSVENKSNDNEKLTAAKEPKKWEDRKTSKGHGKSHSSWRRRNTDDSSSVVPIPSERADSYQESHEVQRPSDKHWQLEPDKQADYAAGNSLAPAEAVELPASAAKEHAAANRQRRQHVKGPKNEASNYSNENRDGRKDVNHMSTRGMDANSSEHRNMSKPEVKSSAGHSRAHWKPKSSHSQNNSQGNNTTEGQVDSATLQDSSNRDSNQGKGDMTNVDENQKGESHENAEQQQLNHATRRQGQHNGRYHRGSSAHRGRGYDAGQPSHGANAERRRGSTHLEYQPVGSNKPSDFQQNPSADEQSAGPPAPGPVYRERGHNRGHRPPGGHFVKRNPAPAPAPAPAPAPNSYREE; this is translated from the exons ATGGCCTCGAGCCTGCTCACCACAGACAAGAG ATGGGCTGCTCCTACAAGGAAATCTGGCATGACTGTTCTTGGAAAAATCCCAAAGCCCATTAATTTGCCAAGTCAGAG GTTGGAAAATCAAGGTCTTGACCCCAATGTGGAAATCGTTCCAAA GGGCACCCTCACATGGGGCAGCAAACCAGGACCTACAACACCAAATGCATGGAATTCCTCGTCACTTCTATCTCCCAAGAAGGATGGAAATTCTGGTGCACCAAGCCAATTCAATGGCCGCCCCTCTTCCGGTGGAGGTTCAAGGCCCTCAACAGCTGGAAGTGAATCTCTTGACTCTCCTAATGCTTGGGGTCCAAATTCTCGGCCGTCCTCAGCTTCTGGCACATTACCATCACAAAATGTACCAGTGGTCACAAATCGTCCTCGAAGTGCAGAGACAAGACCAGGAAGCTCACAGCTTTCTCGGTTTGCAGATAACCCCTCAGATAATATGAATGTATCGATAAGGACTGTTGACAGATTG GGATCTTCACATGGGCATGCGTTTACTCTAAGTACCGGTGATTTCCCAACACTTGGTTCTGAGAAAATCTCTGAATCAAACAGTCAACGAG GTCATAGTTCAAAAGGGCGCCCAACTTCTAGTTCTGGCAAAGATGGAACCCAAAATGATACGGGGAAGAGCCTGCCTGCTG GATCTGGCGAAGTAGTTCGACCACCTAATAATCAACCAGCAGATATCATGAAGACAGATCAGCAGGCACATGATGGAAGTGCTCCCTTTCCTGCCACAGGTCCTCCAAATGATGCTCAGCAGCCACAGCCATACCCTCCTAACTACTGTATGCCCCCTCCGCAGTTTGATTCATGGCGTGCACCTCCTGGCCACCCACCTGAGGGAATGTGGCATAGAGGACCAGGTGGCCCATACAGACCAGTTGGTCCCTCTAGCAATTTCCCTGTGGAACCATTCCCTTATTATGGTCAGTTCCCACCCAactcagaagcagcagcaaggcaGGGCTCAGGGCATGGTGGATATCACTCGAAAAATGCCGATGCATATCATTCTATGACTCCTAATTCGTATGTTATGAATCAGCCTGTTATTCCAGTCAGGCCAGTTTACCAGGGCCCAATCCCTTATGATGGATATTATGCTCCTCAACGGCCAAATTTCAATAATGCCAATGTAAGAGATTCACCATTCCTTGGAGGCCCTCATCAACCAGGAATATTGAATCAATTTCCCAATCAGAATGAGAAATTCCAGCCTGGACATTCTCCGAGCAGAGCAGTCAAACACGAAGCAAGTCCCAAGGAGCTCTCCGAATCTGATAGAGTACAGTTGATCTGTCGAGGACAAACTAGGATTTTGCATGATAACCCTGATCGTTTAGTGGGTCCTGGTGAAGTTGAAAGGAAGAGTCAGCCTGCACCACCACTTCTTCCACATCCAGATGGAAATCGAAACGATGTAAACACAAAGGCAGATACAAGGAATACCCCTAGTGAAAGGAACATGGTGCTTATGAAGTCAGTGCATGATAACAGAGGTCCTAATCGTACAAGCCATTCGTCTGTTTTGGAAAATGCACATTCCCATCCCAGGGAAACTGATGATGGTGCCCACCTGAAAAAGTTGAAGGAGGATAATCTTCCGCTTGATCAGCAACCTATCATTAAGAAGAATGCAGCTTTGATAGAGAAAATAGGGAGTTTGAACAACAAAGCTAGAAATGTTGATGCACGTAATGTTGCAGAAGCATTTTCAAACAAGGAAATCAAAGAGAAGCAGCTAAAAAATGCTGATTCAAAAGCAGATCGGGTGATAAAAGATGTTCCATGTACTCCTGCTATCACTGCTTTTGCTTCTGCTTCTGGTCAGGCAGGATGTGTTTCTCCTCGTTCTCCTGTGGTACAGAAACTGCAGAAGGGACCTAATGATGGCGGGGTTGTTGGACCGCTACACTCACATTTTGCTGAAGCCAGCAAGTCTGGAAAGCTGGGTGTATCAACTCATGATCGCACACATAGGCGGGTTGATTCTTCAAGAAATAGCCACCATGGTCCTGCTAAAGACATGCTTCCCAACAATACTACAGGACATGGGCGGGGAGAAATTTATGCAACTGAATCTTTGCCAGTAGTTCAAGTGAGGAATAGTCAGCATGACCAGCCTCTGGAGCATGTTTCGCAGCTGCCACCTGATGATATGCCAGCTTCACCCGATTATGAATCTCAG CGTGTAAAAATGAGGGAGTTGGCTGTACAGCGTGCCAAACAATTGCAAGCTGAGGAAGAAGAACGGACAAAGCGACAAAAGGCAAAAGCTCTTGCAAAATTGGAGGAGCTGAACAAGCGTTCATCAGTACATCAGAAGGATTCCAGTGATCCACCACCAGAAAATGACAACGTGTGTAATGAGCAAAAGGCTGGAGTTGATGGGACTACTGAACCTGCGTCTTCAACTGCTGAATCACATGATGTTACTTTATTGGATAATGTTAGTATTCTTCAGCCACCGAATGAACCCAAGGATACTGCAGTTCCTGCACAGCCCATGTCTACTCTACTACATGCTGAGGGTACAGGTAAAGATGCTTCTGGTCATAACACTTCAACCTCAGGCATGAACAAACAGAGCAACATGACGGAGCATATAGCACATAAAAGTATATCACTGTCACATGATGTCAGTGTTCCAAAGCCTAGGCAGGGCAACAGAAAAAGGCATGCTGTTTCAGAGGATAAAATTCCTGGTGAGAATTCAAGTGTGACAGTAAACACAGAAAATGTTAAGAAAGCTGTTGAGGTTTCTTTGGACACATCAACTGCTGTTGTTACATCACATGATCCGCCAGCCCACAGCAAGAAGAGTGCCAGGAACTCGAGAAATAAGAAAAAAATTGATGATGCTCCTGCTACTTCCAAATATCCACCCATGGTTCTTGGTCAGCAGAATACACCAAGCATCTCCAGTGTGCCAAAAATAAAAACCGCTGGCGTTATCATTAGTAGTTCTATACTTCCTGCTGAAAACACCGTGCTTACTGTTGGAAGTATAACTGTGGGTGGTATTTCATTTGGATCTTTCAACCAGGAGCGCCTGAAATTACCAGAGGAAGCTCAGAGCACTGCAAATAGCCGCCCAAAACCTCAGCAATCAAAAGGATCAAAAAAGATTCAACATGCTATCCGACCTGTCGAGAAGCCACATGGGAATGAGAGTGTTGTCTGGGCACCAGTTAAGCCATCAGGGTGGAATGAACCATCTGAGGAAGCTAATGCAGCAGTAGCAGCCAGGCCTAAGCCAATTGGAAAGGGCACCACTGATGGGGAGAATGTCACACGAACTAAGAGAGCTGAAATGGAAAGATATGTGCCTAAGCCACTGTCCAAAGAGCTTCAACAGCAGAATTTGGAACAAAATTTACCTGTAGAAAAATCCTCTGTGGAGAACAAGAGTAATGATAATGAGAAGTTAACCGCTGCTAAAGAGCCCAAGAAATGGGAGGACAGAAAAACTAGTAAAGGGCATGGGAAGTCTCATTCTTCTTGGCGCAGAAGGAATACAGATGACTCATCTTCGGTGGTACCAATACCTTCTGAGCGAGCAGACAGCTATCAAGAATCACACGAAGTTCAGAGGCCTTCTGACAAGCATTGGCAGCTTGAACCTGACAAGCAAGCAGATTATGCTGCCGGGAATAGTTTGGCtccagctgaagcagttgagtTACCTGCCAGTGCCGCAAAAGAACATGCTGCAGCTAACAGGCAAAGGAGGCAGCATGTTAAGGGCCCAAAAAACGAGGCAAGTAACTACTCAAATGAGAACAGAGATGGCAGGAAAGATGTGAATCACATGTCAACACGTGGAATGGATGCAAACTCTTCTGAACATAGAAACATGTCAAAACCTGAGGTGAAGAGCAGCGCAGGACACTCTAGAGCACACTGGAAACCAAAATCTTCACATTCCCAGAATAACTCACAGGGCAATAATACCACTGAAGGTCAGGTGGACAGTGCTACTCTGCAAGACAGCAGCAATCGTGATAGTAATCAAGGTAAAGGTGACATGACAAATGTGGATGAGAACCAGAAGGGCGAGAGTCATGAAAATGCAGAACAGCAGCAGCTTAATCATGCAACCCGTCGCCAGGGACAGCACAACGGGAGGTATCACAGGGGAAGCAGCGCGCACAGGGGAAGGGGTTATGATGCTGGGCAGCCAAGCCATGGCGCAAATGCAGAAAGGCGGAGGGGTAGCACTCATCTTGAATACCAGCCAGTTGGTTCCAACAAACCCTCAGACTTCCAGCAGAACCCAAGTGCCGATGAACAAAGTGCAGGGCCTCCAGCTCCAGGACCGGTGTACAGGGAGCGCGGCCACAACAGGGGCCACCGCCCGCCTGGTGGTCACTTTGTCAAGCGGAATCCTGCCCCTGCCCCAGCCCCAGCCCCGGCTCCAGCTCCTAATTCTTACCGAGAAGAATGA